In Streptomyces sp. P3, one DNA window encodes the following:
- a CDS encoding phage portal protein: MTSLWQHARRPVTRDDESWSVDGNVYYGTGRPVDGKERPLTYDFEAKVRHAYKANGPVFALMMVRQLLFSEARFQFRQIRNGRPGELFGTPALAPLETPWPGGTTGNLLSRWIQNADLEGNGYVTNYNPGRLKMLRPDWVTIVTGSREEPGLPSEAIDSELLGFMYDPPTGSEPWFLLPEQVGHFAPYPDPEFQFRGMSWLTPVIREIVGDTAATRHKLKFFENGATPQVIVSFDASVTADKVKKFATLMNSEHAGVDRAYKTLYLGGGADATVVGKDLQQLDFKATQGAGETRLAAAAGVPPVIVGFSEGLAGSSLNAGNYASSRRRLADATMRPLWREAAGSLAPLIDVPAGSELWYDDRDIAFLREDRKDAAEIQGLQSRTIRQLVDAGYEPASVVAAVEAEDYSLLRHTGLYSVQLQKPGSATAGPAAVPDPTTKPEVT; encoded by the coding sequence TTGACGAGTCTGTGGCAGCACGCGCGGCGCCCGGTCACGCGCGACGACGAGTCATGGTCGGTGGACGGGAACGTCTACTACGGCACCGGCCGCCCCGTCGACGGCAAGGAACGGCCGCTCACCTACGACTTCGAGGCGAAGGTCCGGCACGCCTACAAGGCGAACGGGCCGGTGTTCGCGCTGATGATGGTGCGGCAGCTGCTGTTCAGCGAGGCGCGGTTCCAGTTCCGGCAGATCCGCAACGGCCGCCCCGGCGAGCTGTTCGGCACGCCGGCCCTGGCGCCGCTGGAGACGCCGTGGCCCGGCGGGACGACGGGGAACCTGCTCTCGCGGTGGATCCAGAACGCCGACCTTGAGGGCAACGGGTACGTCACGAACTACAACCCGGGCCGACTGAAGATGCTCCGGCCGGACTGGGTGACGATCGTGACCGGGTCGCGTGAAGAGCCGGGGCTGCCGAGTGAGGCGATCGACTCCGAGCTGCTCGGCTTCATGTACGACCCGCCCACCGGCAGCGAACCGTGGTTCCTGCTGCCCGAGCAGGTGGGGCACTTCGCGCCGTACCCGGATCCGGAGTTCCAGTTCCGCGGCATGTCGTGGCTGACACCGGTGATCCGGGAGATCGTCGGGGACACCGCGGCGACCCGGCACAAGCTGAAGTTCTTCGAGAACGGGGCGACACCGCAGGTCATCGTCAGCTTCGACGCGAGCGTCACCGCGGACAAGGTCAAGAAGTTCGCGACGCTGATGAACTCCGAGCACGCCGGCGTCGACCGGGCCTACAAGACGCTCTATCTGGGCGGCGGGGCGGACGCCACAGTCGTCGGCAAGGATCTGCAGCAGCTCGACTTCAAGGCCACGCAGGGCGCCGGTGAGACGCGTCTGGCGGCCGCGGCCGGCGTCCCCCCGGTCATCGTCGGGTTCTCCGAGGGGCTGGCCGGGTCGTCGCTGAACGCGGGCAACTACGCCAGCTCGAGGCGCCGCCTGGCGGACGCCACGATGCGGCCGCTGTGGCGTGAGGCCGCCGGATCCCTCGCCCCGCTCATCGATGTCCCGGCCGGCTCCGAGCTCTGGTACGACGACCGCGACATCGCGTTCCTGCGTGAGGACCGCAAGGACGCGGCCGAGATCCAGGGGCTGCAGTCCCGCACGATCCGCCAGCTCGTCGACGCCGGCTACGAGCCCGCCAGCGTCGTCGCGGCGGTCGAGGCCGAGGACTACAGCCTGCTGCGGCACACCGGCCTGTACTCGGTCCAGCTGCAAAAGCCCGGCAGTGCAACGGCCGGCCCGGCGGCTGTGCCGGACCCGACGACGAAACCGGAGGTGACCTGA
- a CDS encoding HK97 family phage prohead protease → MDDAAFLRYFPLEDIHVRAGGDGRTVEAYAAVFDTPVEIHDQDGDYLEQIDRRAFDRTLQQLAPAGSRSTWRVGVFYNHGRTLWGTPSERGSMPIGTPVELKADARGLLSVTRYNKTELADEVLENIREGAITGQSFSGRFTRSDPGRPPRGGFRADRDGKLKTVRRQEIALKEYGPTPFPAYPDAAVIGVRAEQIMPLLSELSPEERDKLALMLRTGTPLDPPAEGTPTDPPAAGGPNPGPAAEDPPAQGHSARQKIAWAKVRAEIKARRAL, encoded by the coding sequence ATGGACGACGCAGCGTTCCTGCGCTACTTCCCGCTCGAGGACATCCATGTCCGCGCCGGCGGGGACGGCCGCACCGTCGAGGCGTACGCCGCGGTGTTCGACACCCCCGTCGAGATCCACGACCAGGACGGCGACTATCTCGAGCAGATCGACCGCCGCGCGTTCGACCGCACCCTGCAGCAGCTCGCCCCCGCGGGCAGCCGCAGCACGTGGCGCGTCGGGGTGTTCTACAACCACGGCCGCACGCTGTGGGGCACACCGTCCGAGCGGGGCAGCATGCCGATCGGGACGCCGGTCGAGCTGAAGGCGGACGCCCGCGGCCTGCTGTCGGTGACCCGGTACAACAAGACCGAGCTGGCCGACGAGGTCCTGGAGAACATCCGCGAGGGTGCCATCACCGGGCAGTCGTTCTCGGGCCGGTTCACGCGTTCCGATCCGGGCCGTCCGCCGCGTGGCGGCTTCCGGGCCGACCGTGACGGCAAGCTCAAGACTGTGCGCCGGCAGGAGATCGCGCTGAAGGAGTACGGGCCGACTCCGTTCCCCGCCTACCCGGACGCCGCGGTGATCGGCGTCCGTGCCGAGCAGATCATGCCGCTGCTCTCCGAGCTGTCTCCCGAAGAGCGGGACAAGCTCGCGCTCATGCTTCGGACCGGTACTCCGTTGGACCCGCCCGCCGAGGGCACTCCGACGGACCCGCCGGCCGCCGGCGGCCCCAACCCGGGGCCCGCCGCCGAGGACCCGCCCGCCCAAGGGCACTCCGCTCGGCAGAAGATCGCGTGGGCCAAGGTCCGCGCTGAGATCAAGGCCAGGAGGGCCCTGTGA
- a CDS encoding phage major capsid protein — MSTIKTITTDTWNGVSSAGVTAAWLAEADEVTDGSPTFAQPSIKPEKASAWVQGSFEVLADSGFGAEVGPLLADAKDRLEATAFATGDGSGKPKGVVPAVAAVSGSVVASATTDTYAVADVYAVEQSLPPRHRITGKPSWMAAKPIINKTRQFDTAGGSSFWANLGMGQPEQLLGAPIYEASAMDGTINAGAENYTLLLGGLPQLLHRRPGRDDHGLRAARQGRERPADRRGGLVRLLACGRRRRQRRRLPAPERHLIPPTPGARPAHSGRAPPRSRSTRVPSEGNVLGAGQPARRQGRSGRRARRRHQGP, encoded by the coding sequence GTGTCGACGATCAAGACGATCACCACGGACACGTGGAACGGCGTCTCCTCCGCGGGCGTGACCGCGGCGTGGCTCGCCGAGGCCGACGAAGTCACCGACGGGTCGCCGACGTTCGCCCAGCCGTCCATCAAGCCGGAGAAGGCCTCGGCATGGGTTCAGGGCTCGTTCGAGGTCCTGGCCGACTCCGGGTTCGGGGCGGAGGTCGGGCCGCTCCTGGCGGACGCCAAGGACCGCCTGGAGGCCACGGCGTTCGCGACCGGCGACGGCAGCGGCAAGCCGAAGGGCGTCGTCCCCGCGGTCGCCGCGGTGTCCGGGTCGGTCGTGGCTTCGGCGACCACCGACACGTACGCGGTCGCCGACGTGTACGCCGTCGAGCAGTCGCTGCCGCCGCGTCACCGGATCACCGGCAAGCCGTCGTGGATGGCGGCCAAGCCGATCATCAACAAGACCCGGCAGTTCGACACCGCCGGCGGTTCCAGCTTCTGGGCGAACCTGGGGATGGGCCAGCCCGAGCAGCTGCTCGGCGCGCCGATCTACGAGGCGTCCGCGATGGACGGCACGATCAACGCCGGCGCGGAGAACTACACGCTGCTGCTCGGCGGACTTCCGCAACTACTACATCGTCGACCGGGTCGGGATGACCATGGTCTACGAGCCGCTCGTCAAGGGCGCGAGCGGCCGGCCGACCGGCGAGGCGGGCTGGTTCGCCTACTGGCGTGTGGGCGCCGACGTCGTCAACGCCGACGCCTTCCGGCTCCTGAACGTCACCTGATTCCACCCACCCCCGGGGCGCGGCCTGCACATAGCGGCCGCGCCCCTCCTCGTTCCAGGAGCACCCGTGTACCGAGCGAAGGAAACGTTCTGGGCGCCGGGCAACCGGCACGTCGTCAAGGGCGATCTGGTCGCC